The DNA region tattattttcatgaaattaatGCAgaattataaaagtttttaaagcaGTTTATATTTGTTGATTAACAGGAgttaaagatatacatgtacatacaagcACAATGTCGATAGTTACTGAATTGTGAACACAATACTTGATACAATTGCAGGATTTCGCAGCGGCTGCCCACATATGGACTGAGACCCTCTGTAAGACAGACTCTGATGGCGACGGAAAGACTAACGGCGAGGAGCTAGGTGACCCCGCCTGTATCTGGAACGTCGGGGACAGGCCGGCTGGAAGCGCTTCCGGACATCCGGGTATGTGAAGCATGTAGAGCATGAATTACGATcagtgaccatgcccctttaaaggatACTAGTATAAAAAATCTCACTAATATGATGCCATCACCGTGTCGGGTTTCTCCTCCAATAGAAATAATTTGCCTAAACCTTTTTAACGGTCTTTATCAAATATCgaaattatttcaaatcagaTAAAATTATTCTCCCATGATGGTAAATGAGTGcattattatttgttatttcaaaacatataaataatcGAATACCATTTCGGGCACAGATACATTGTATGCGTTTTTATTGTCAAACAGATATGATGGTatcattattcaattcaattgcTGATAGAAAGAGCATCAGTTCATTTGTggaattttatgtaaaagaATCAAAAaccaaataatgttttaattgcTAAAGATATCTTTATATACCGGTAATCTATTACGCGCAATAATTCAAAGATAGATATTCCACTGTTAGAATTATGCGTTGCTGGtagatttgttttctttgaaaaaaccTTATACGTTTCATTAATGATAAGTTTTCCCTATATAACCAATATTGTTAGCGGCCACGAAAATGCAACgtactgtatatatattacttaaattctctaaattttaaaactttaatgtaacatagaAACTCAAATCGCTTGTCATTTATTTTCAGGTATTTGTGAGCCCGTTGGATCCGCTGCTTGCAGTAACCAAGCTTTTAGATGTGGTTGTCATGGTAACCAATGTGTTGGAAGATAATCGTAATAAAACAAactctttttattctttttcacCAGTGACATTTGAATTTGCTTACTTTAGAAACGCCTTGAATTGTAGAAACCTTTAACACAAACACATTCATCATTTATGATTATAACAAAGAATTTACATCTAGGCCAAAGTAAAATCGACATCTTAATAACAAGATTTAAAGAAACTTGTTTCTTCagttatatatacgtgttacttGCTAATTGAGGAAAAACAAGagatttttggggtttttgcaATTCATAGGCACGATATGAAAAAGTTTTGTTCGATACAGATGTAAAAGGAAAATGGATTTCTTGTGCGTTACATGTGTAAGGAAACGGATTTTTTTGTGTATCGTGTATGTGGAAATCACAGAGAATTTGCGTTTCGtgtatgtaaaaatattgaGTTTGTGTGCATTACGTATGTTTTTGTGAGTTGCGTGTACGTGTACAAGTTATCAGTCGTATCTATATCATGTTATACGATGATTACAAAATGACAGTATATTTCTGTATTTATTGCCATGTGGTAGGTACTTGTAACTTCACCAAAGAGATAGTACTGGCACAAGAAGCTTGAATACATGCAAGGTAGTCCTTTCTCAGCCATAATATACTATTTCTCTGCTACTTAGTTTATTCGCTGTTCACATTAAACATGAAACTATATCACAAAACTATTAAAACAACTTCTCTATCTCATAAGCCGACACCTTGCCCACCCCCGCCAGACACTTGTTACACAGATTGTCACCCCACCTCTCGTTCTTATGGTACAGACTACAGTGAGTCTCTGCCTCCTTTAAACGCTTTCTGATTTTTCTGCCCGCCTCTTCAAACAGTTTTAGcctctttttgaaaatatcggAAGTAATGTCATCGCATAAGTCTGAGAATCCTGGCACATTCTCCAGTTCCTCGGAAGAGGCGCGACAGGCCATGTCTGTAGAAAGCTGCTGAAGTTCCTCCAAATCGTAGTTGATGGACGTTGTGAGAATCTCGATGATTCTGTCGCTAGAACAATTGTTTTCGAGTTGTAGTTTCAAAAATGCAACACACCGCTCACGAAGGGTCTTCACTTTGAATTCATCCGCCAAACGAAGCATTGCATGGACGTTTTcatctaaaaaacaaaaaaaaaagatcactCTATAGTTACAAACTGCATGTATTCTTGTATACCGGGTATTTATGACCATCCCACCCCTTCCATCTCACCCACACTACGTTCTTATACTAGTACAGCTGTATACCACCTGTTATACGACGAAGATGTTTTATTTAGAAAGTTATAGTTTAACAGTTAATTGTCCATTTAAACTCTTAACACCATTTGATAGATTTGATAGATAGTACATTTAGCTTATGTAATCTTATAAAACAAGGATGATTCCCCATACCGCTAACAATACGATCCATTAATCGCTAGACAAAACAACATCTTATTTAAAAGCCCTTGTCAATTAACAACCATTAGATCCAGAACGGGATTGTTTAGGCTGTTTTAAAGAGTCACACAATTCTACCACATGGATCTTTTAATGGAGTATTAGATAAATACTTAAAAGAT from Crassostrea angulata isolate pt1a10 chromosome 7, ASM2561291v2, whole genome shotgun sequence includes:
- the LOC128192676 gene encoding temptin-like, which codes for MIVPLVLALVTLAVAHPGYRDLMPNGYSVPNPCGADTWQAVGHYDPYHHTIAKNQFGKDFAAAAHIWTETLCKTDSDGDGKTNGEELGDPACIWNVGDRPAGSASGHPGICEPVGSAACSNQAFRCGCHGNQCVGR